A stretch of Ischnura elegans chromosome 4, ioIscEleg1.1, whole genome shotgun sequence DNA encodes these proteins:
- the LOC124158238 gene encoding putative nuclease HARBI1, whose amino-acid sequence MDNLEAFVRRLERLANQHPRLEKRYVRDAQNPFDFFRDREFLQRYRFPKEAVRGPLLEMVRPHFVRNSERGLPIPPVMKLLTALRFYATSSYQVVCGDLHGISQPSVSLIVKDVSRIFARRLPEYVKVPSTAEEVAQNALQFYEVAGFPGVLGAIDGTHIMIKNPGGAHAEVYRNRKGYFSINVQVIVNSKLVIMDLVVRRPGSCHDARVFDNSSIRARLEGGQVSGILIGDSGYPCREYLFTPILRPGSRAEERYNRSHIKTRNAVERAIGVWKRRFPCLKRGLGTL is encoded by the exons ATGGACAACTTGGAGGCCTTTGTTCGTCGTTTGGAGAGATTGGCGAACCAACATCCTAGATTGGAGAAGCGTTACGTCCGTGATGCGCAAAATCCTTTCGATTTTTTTAGGGATAGGGAGTTCCTGCAGCGGTACCGGTTTCCTAAGGAAGCCGTGAGAGGGCCCCTGCTTGAAATGGTGCGACCTCATTTCGTTCGGAATTCTGAACGAGGGCTCCCGATACCACCTGTAATGAAATTATTAACAGCGTTGAGATTTTACGCCACGAGCAGCTATCAA GTCGTTTGCGGAGATCTGCACGGTATCAGTCAGCCCAGTGTGTCGCTGATCGTGAAAGATGTATCAAGAATCTTCGCTCGACGACTTCCCGAGTACGTTAAGGTACCCAGTACTGCAGAGGAAGTCGCGCAAAATGCGCTTCAATTCTACGAAGTAGCTGGTTTCCCGGGAGTCCTTGGTGCCATTGATGGAACCCATATAATGATTAAAAACCCTGGTGGGGCCCACGCTGAGGTTTACCGTAACAGGAAAGGATATTTTTCCATAAACGTTCAG GTTATCGTGAACTCCAAACTAGTAATTATGGATTTAGTGGTTCGGAGACCGGGTTCGTGCCATGACGCTCGAGTTTTCGATAACTCGAGCATTAGAGCTAGGTTGGAAGGTGGCCAAGTATCGGGAATCCTTATTGGGGATTCCGGCTATCCATGCCGTGAGTATCTCTTTACTCCAATACTGAGACCAGGTAGCAGAGCTGAAGAGAGATACAACAGGAGCCATATAAAGACCAGAAATGCGGTAGAAAGAGCCATAGGAGTATGGAAGCGGCGATTTCCCTGCCTCAAAAGAGGATTAG GCACGTTGTAG